The Hymenobacter baengnokdamensis genome includes a region encoding these proteins:
- a CDS encoding RES family NAD+ phosphorylase: MPQHVYRIQTQRFAASALSGEGARLYGGRWNPEGVPLVYTSASPELALLEVLVHLDGTPFSDLPPYVLITISVPDAAIEVIAEADLPPDWQQQPAPTELALFLLPRLQPGNSYVGFSVPSVILPNSPSRNILLNPQHPLMPQVQVVPVAPLIFDERLRP, translated from the coding sequence ATGCCGCAGCACGTTTACCGCATTCAAACGCAACGCTTTGCCGCCTCCGCCCTTAGCGGCGAAGGCGCCCGCTTATACGGCGGCCGCTGGAATCCCGAAGGTGTACCGCTGGTGTACACCTCCGCTTCGCCCGAACTAGCGCTACTCGAAGTACTGGTGCATCTCGATGGCACGCCATTCAGCGACCTGCCGCCCTACGTACTGATTACCATCTCCGTACCCGATGCAGCCATCGAAGTAATAGCTGAAGCCGACCTACCACCCGACTGGCAGCAACAACCCGCCCCCACAGAATTAGCCCTCTTCCTGCTGCCGCGCCTGCAACCCGGAAATTCCTACGTCGGCTTCTCCGTGCCCTCTGTGATATTACCCAACTCACCTAGTCGCAACATCCTGCTCAACCCGCAGCACCCATTGATGCCGCAGGTGCAGGTAGTTCCGGTGGCGCCACTAATATTTGATGAGCGGTTACGGCCGTAG
- a CDS encoding AIR synthase-related protein: protein MNNAQTPDAGYSIDLGNAASKNAYNWSKKTFATRAGLPGEPARDLDGGFSNEIRFGQERLGISSDGIGTKIELGERLDKYDTLGYDLVAMTADDLIAAGFVPTNLSNIIDVNTLDYDVVDEMMRGLHDACQFAKIAITGGEIAELGSRIGGFPGARMNFNWCSTAIGVLHPSLEQPLSGAHAQAGDAVVALRSPSFRSNGYSLARKTLQRLFGDNWHTQPYDGPDADQYATWGAALLAPSLIYSPALTAVLDAGLPLRGAAHITGGGVADNFKRVLKNGLGAVLDNLFAPLPAMQRLCEIGGISPETAYLYWNMGNGMLLVTAPEAAEALVQKLAQSGYQAQLAGYLTAEAGVTLRVAAGELKYV from the coding sequence ATGAACAACGCCCAAACTCCCGACGCCGGCTATTCCATCGACCTCGGCAATGCCGCCTCGAAAAACGCCTACAACTGGTCGAAAAAAACGTTCGCTACCCGCGCTGGCCTGCCCGGCGAGCCCGCCCGCGACCTCGACGGGGGATTTAGCAACGAAATCCGCTTCGGCCAGGAGCGCCTGGGCATCAGCTCGGATGGCATCGGCACCAAAATTGAGCTGGGCGAGCGCCTCGATAAGTACGACACACTCGGCTACGACCTGGTGGCCATGACCGCCGACGACCTCATCGCGGCCGGCTTCGTGCCCACCAACCTGTCGAATATCATCGACGTGAACACCCTCGACTACGACGTGGTGGACGAGATGATGCGCGGCCTGCACGACGCCTGCCAGTTCGCGAAAATCGCCATCACCGGCGGCGAGATTGCCGAGCTTGGCTCACGCATCGGCGGCTTCCCCGGCGCCCGCATGAACTTCAACTGGTGCTCCACGGCCATCGGCGTGCTGCACCCCAGCCTGGAGCAGCCGCTGAGTGGCGCTCACGCCCAGGCCGGCGATGCGGTGGTGGCCCTGCGCTCACCCTCGTTCCGGTCCAACGGCTACTCGCTGGCCCGCAAGACCTTGCAGCGCCTCTTCGGCGACAACTGGCACACGCAGCCCTACGACGGCCCCGACGCCGACCAGTACGCTACCTGGGGCGCGGCCCTGCTAGCCCCCTCCCTCATCTACTCGCCCGCCCTCACGGCGGTGCTCGACGCGGGCCTGCCCCTGCGTGGCGCGGCCCACATCACGGGCGGCGGCGTGGCCGACAACTTCAAGCGCGTGCTCAAAAACGGCCTCGGCGCGGTGCTCGACAACCTTTTCGCGCCCTTGCCCGCCATGCAGCGCCTCTGCGAAATCGGCGGCATCAGCCCCGAAACCGCCTACCTCTACTGGAACATGGGCAACGGCATGCTGCTCGTCACGGCCCCTGAAGCCGCCGAAGCCCTCGTGCAGAAGCTCGCCCAAAGCGGCTACCAGGCCCAGCTAGCCGGCTACCTCACCGCCGAGGCGGGCGTGACGCTGCGCGTCGCGGCGGGGGAGTTGAAGTACGTTTAG
- a CDS encoding phosphoribosylformylglycinamidine synthase subunit PurQ has product MHEQRTTSNEQLLPKALILTGFGINCEEEMAAAYRLAGGRPPSCTSTRCCTAG; this is encoded by the coding sequence ATGCACGAACAACGAACAACGAGCAACGAACAACTCCTTCCCAAAGCCCTCATCCTGACCGGTTTCGGCATCAACTGCGAAGAGGAGATGGCCGCGGCCTACCGCCTGGCCGGGGGGCGCCCACCATCGTGCACCTCAACGAGGTGCTGCACGGCCGGGTGA
- the purD gene encoding phosphoribosylamine--glycine ligase encodes MRTSTTQLVLLGSGAREHALATKLRQDGATVHVLPGNAGIPGSVASISATDFPAIQNFCQEHGIKLIVVGPEAPLAAGVADYFLNTDIRVFGPRRQAATLESSKVWSKDFMRRHGVATARAWSFRSDRLAEAQARVEELAGQVVVKYDGLAAGKGVYVCSSVAEATAALTELRELHEGWFSVLLEEKLTGPEVSLIGLTDGNRIRLLAPAQDHKQLLAGDEGPNTGGMGAYCPVPFLDDNWLAAIRKDIIDPTLRGLQAEPFDFIGFLYFGVMLTPDGPRLLEYNVRLGDPEAEVILPALESSLLDLITATLDGSLAQTVVKQRSGAFVGLVLASGGYPAAQFPTGFPIHGIGNQGRGAQVFVGGVKPGDKPGELLTNGGRVAVLVAHGPDLPTAVQLAYAEAELVYFQDKYVRPDIGQRPTPQLTTSAY; translated from the coding sequence GTGCGAACTTCCACCACCCAACTCGTCCTCCTCGGCTCCGGTGCCCGCGAGCACGCCCTGGCCACCAAGCTCCGCCAGGATGGCGCGACCGTGCACGTGCTGCCCGGCAACGCGGGCATTCCCGGCAGCGTGGCTAGCATCAGTGCCACCGATTTTCCGGCCATCCAAAACTTCTGCCAGGAGCACGGCATCAAGCTCATCGTAGTGGGGCCGGAGGCGCCGCTGGCGGCCGGCGTGGCCGATTATTTCCTCAATACCGATATCCGCGTGTTCGGTCCGCGCCGGCAGGCGGCTACCCTCGAAAGCTCGAAGGTGTGGAGCAAGGACTTTATGCGCCGCCACGGCGTGGCCACGGCCCGCGCCTGGAGCTTCCGCAGCGACCGCCTGGCCGAGGCCCAGGCCAGGGTGGAGGAGCTGGCCGGCCAGGTAGTGGTGAAATACGATGGCCTGGCCGCCGGCAAAGGCGTGTACGTGTGCAGCTCGGTGGCCGAAGCCACGGCCGCGCTCACTGAGCTGCGCGAGCTGCACGAAGGCTGGTTTTCGGTGCTGCTCGAAGAAAAGCTGACCGGCCCCGAGGTCAGCCTCATTGGCCTGACCGACGGCAACCGCATCCGGCTGCTTGCCCCGGCGCAGGACCATAAGCAGCTGCTGGCGGGCGACGAAGGTCCCAACACCGGCGGTATGGGGGCCTACTGCCCGGTGCCGTTTCTGGACGATAACTGGCTGGCGGCCATCCGCAAGGATATCATCGACCCCACGCTGCGCGGCCTCCAGGCCGAGCCGTTCGACTTCATTGGCTTCCTCTACTTCGGCGTGATGCTGACGCCCGATGGCCCCAGGCTGCTCGAATACAACGTGCGCCTCGGCGACCCCGAGGCCGAGGTGATTTTACCCGCCCTGGAGTCGAGCCTGCTCGACCTCATTACCGCTACCCTGGATGGCAGCCTGGCTCAAACGGTGGTGAAACAGCGTTCCGGCGCGTTTGTGGGCCTGGTGCTGGCCTCGGGCGGCTACCCGGCGGCGCAGTTTCCGACCGGCTTTCCCATTCACGGCATCGGCAATCAGGGCCGGGGTGCGCAGGTGTTCGTGGGCGGCGTGAAGCCGGGCGACAAACCCGGCGAATTGCTCACCAACGGCGGCCGGGTGGCGGTGCTCGTAGCGCACGGCCCCGACCTGCCCACCGCCGTGCAGCTCGCCTATGCCGAGGCCGAGCTCGTTTATTTTCAGGATAAATACGTGCGCCCCGACATCGGCCAGCGCCCCACGCCGCAGCTCACAACGAGCGCTTATTAA
- the purC gene encoding phosphoribosylaminoimidazolesuccinocarboxamide synthase has protein sequence MNTLPYFATPQLQLLHRGKVRDSYRIDDHTRLIIVTDRLSAFDSVLDTAVPHKGAVLNGLANFWFEKTAYIIPNHVKALVDANAMLVKEAQPIKVEMVVRNYLTGSMLRGYQQGQRTFSGVTVPDGLTKHQRFPAPIVTPTTKEESDREITPANLVREGWVSQELYDKMAEKALELFKVGSDLLASQGIILVDTKYEFGLLNGELMLIDEIHTPDSSRFWSAADYAQNPEGAEQMDKEYIRQWLIANKKDGAYPRALTPEVTQEAVNRYLDIYQRIVGQPLATADDKEDVTERLTRNLVKAGLLK, from the coding sequence ATGAATACGCTTCCGTATTTCGCTACCCCCCAGCTTCAGCTTTTGCACCGCGGTAAAGTCCGCGACAGCTACCGCATCGACGACCACACGCGCCTCATCATCGTCACCGACCGCCTCTCGGCCTTCGACTCGGTGCTCGATACGGCTGTCCCTCACAAGGGCGCGGTGCTCAATGGCCTGGCTAACTTCTGGTTTGAGAAGACCGCCTACATCATCCCCAACCACGTCAAGGCGCTGGTCGATGCTAACGCCATGCTGGTGAAGGAGGCGCAACCGATTAAGGTAGAGATGGTGGTGCGCAACTACCTCACCGGCTCGATGCTGCGCGGCTACCAGCAGGGCCAGCGCACGTTCTCGGGCGTGACCGTGCCCGACGGCCTCACCAAGCACCAGCGGTTTCCGGCGCCCATCGTAACACCGACTACCAAGGAAGAGTCGGACCGCGAAATCACCCCCGCCAACCTCGTGCGGGAGGGCTGGGTAAGCCAGGAGCTATACGATAAGATGGCCGAGAAGGCGCTGGAGCTGTTCAAAGTTGGCTCCGACTTGCTGGCGTCGCAGGGTATCATTTTGGTCGATACCAAGTATGAGTTTGGCCTGCTCAATGGCGAGCTGATGCTGATTGACGAAATCCACACGCCCGACTCGTCGCGCTTCTGGAGTGCCGCCGACTACGCCCAAAACCCCGAAGGCGCCGAGCAGATGGACAAGGAGTACATCCGTCAGTGGCTCATCGCCAATAAGAAAGACGGGGCCTACCCCCGCGCCCTCACCCCCGAAGTAACCCAGGAAGCGGTCAACCGCTACCTCGATATTTACCAGCGCATCGTGGGCCAGCCCCTGGCCACGGCCGATGACAAGGAGGACGTAACCGAGCGCCTGACCCGCAACCTGGTAAAGGCCGGATTACTAAAGTAG
- the purN gene encoding phosphoribosylglycinamide formyltransferase, with the protein MAQPLARLAILLSGRGSNMLALAEAVRTGPLKGLAEIAVVFSNDPAAPGLAAAAALGLPTASLSSRGRQRVAFDEEVVEILKNYHINYVLLAGYMRVLSPAFVRAFAGRILNIHPADTHQHQGLHAYEWAFDNHLAETKITVHLVDEGLDTGPILAQRVVNLRGAVTLAEVQRRGLAVEHALYAETLADLIRSTTLPN; encoded by the coding sequence ATGGCCCAACCCCTTGCTCGTCTTGCCATTCTGCTCTCCGGCCGCGGCTCCAACATGCTGGCGCTGGCCGAAGCGGTGCGCACGGGCCCTTTAAAAGGGCTGGCCGAGATAGCGGTAGTGTTCAGCAACGACCCGGCCGCGCCCGGCCTCGCCGCCGCCGCCGCCCTGGGCCTGCCCACGGCCAGCCTCAGCTCGCGCGGGCGGCAGCGCGTAGCATTTGACGAAGAAGTAGTTGAAATATTAAAAAATTACCATATTAACTACGTGCTGCTGGCCGGCTACATGCGGGTGCTGTCGCCAGCCTTCGTGCGGGCCTTTGCGGGGCGCATTCTCAACATCCACCCCGCCGATACGCACCAGCACCAGGGCCTGCACGCCTACGAGTGGGCCTTCGATAACCACCTGGCCGAAACCAAGATAACCGTGCACCTCGTGGATGAAGGATTGGATACCGGCCCCATTCTGGCCCAACGCGTTGTAAATTTGAGAGGTGCCGTTACCCTGGCCGAAGTGCAGCGCCGCGGCCTGGCCGTAGAGCACGCTCTATATGCCGAGACCCTGGCCGATTTAATCAGGAGTACGACTCTTCCCAACTGA
- the purF gene encoding amidophosphoribosyltransferase, producing the protein MCGIVGFHGPERVVADMIIGLTALQHRGQDAAGIATFDGDAFHLHKGQGLVNDVFKPKHIKKLTGNTGIGHVRYTTQGANDSDLAQPFTTSYPFGLAMVHNGNVINFRDVAKLLHEKYHVLPKTTNDLELIMYTFASELRVKDLDRLSVVDIFDAVETTQELVKGAYATVTIIAGHGLLAFTDPLGIRPLVLGRRDTPAGPVYAFASESTCFDYLDFEFVEDVGPGQAVFIDNEFKVHYKNKNTVPKAFCVFEQIYFAREDSTIHGRLVARERVRLGKILARKVADAGLKPDMVIDVPSSGYFSASGLAEAIDVPYRRALVKNNHMGRSFIVPTQAGREDVVKKKLNPIRAFVEGKKVAVVDDSIVRGTTSRRIVRLLREAGATEVYFISSAPPIVSPCIYGIDMAMSTELIAANYSEEEICRYIEADKVIYQDLSDLQDLFAEERGHGGSCFACFTGKYPTGDVTRYLRHIQEERQSHRPAKAAASVSAKAPAPTEH; encoded by the coding sequence ATGTGTGGCATTGTAGGTTTTCACGGCCCCGAGCGGGTAGTAGCTGATATGATTATCGGCCTCACCGCCCTGCAGCATCGGGGGCAGGATGCCGCCGGCATTGCCACCTTCGATGGCGATGCCTTCCACTTGCACAAGGGGCAGGGTTTGGTGAACGACGTATTCAAGCCCAAGCATATCAAGAAGCTGACCGGCAATACCGGCATCGGGCACGTGCGCTACACTACGCAGGGGGCCAACGACTCCGATCTGGCGCAGCCCTTCACTACCAGCTACCCATTTGGCCTGGCAATGGTGCACAACGGCAACGTCATCAACTTCCGCGACGTGGCCAAGCTGCTGCACGAGAAGTACCACGTGCTGCCCAAAACCACCAACGACCTGGAGCTTATCATGTACACCTTCGCCTCGGAGCTGCGCGTGAAAGACCTCGACCGGCTGTCGGTAGTCGATATTTTTGATGCTGTAGAGACAACCCAGGAGCTGGTAAAAGGAGCCTATGCCACCGTTACCATTATCGCCGGCCACGGCCTGCTGGCGTTTACCGACCCGCTGGGCATCCGGCCGCTGGTGCTGGGCCGCCGCGATACGCCCGCCGGCCCGGTGTATGCGTTCGCTTCCGAAAGCACCTGCTTCGACTACCTCGACTTTGAGTTTGTAGAAGACGTAGGTCCCGGCCAGGCCGTGTTCATTGATAATGAGTTCAAAGTTCATTACAAGAATAAGAATACGGTCCCCAAAGCATTCTGCGTATTCGAGCAGATTTACTTTGCCCGCGAAGACTCTACCATTCACGGCCGCCTGGTGGCCCGCGAGCGCGTGCGCCTGGGCAAAATTCTGGCCCGCAAGGTGGCCGATGCCGGGCTCAAGCCCGATATGGTGATTGATGTGCCGTCATCGGGCTACTTCTCGGCCTCGGGCCTGGCCGAGGCCATTGATGTGCCCTACCGCCGGGCGCTGGTGAAAAACAACCACATGGGCCGCTCGTTCATCGTGCCCACCCAGGCCGGGCGCGAAGATGTAGTGAAGAAAAAGCTCAACCCCATCCGGGCATTCGTGGAAGGCAAGAAGGTGGCGGTGGTCGACGATAGCATCGTGCGCGGTACCACCTCGCGGCGCATCGTGCGCCTGCTGCGCGAGGCCGGTGCCACCGAAGTGTATTTCATTTCGAGCGCGCCGCCCATCGTGTCGCCCTGCATCTACGGCATCGACATGGCCATGAGCACCGAACTGATTGCGGCTAACTATTCGGAAGAAGAGATATGCCGCTACATCGAGGCTGATAAAGTTATCTACCAGGACTTGAGCGACTTGCAGGACTTGTTTGCCGAGGAGCGCGGCCACGGTGGCTCGTGCTTCGCCTGCTTCACCGGCAAGTATCCGACCGGCGACGTAACCCGCTACCTGCGCCACATTCAGGAGGAGCGCCAGAGCCACCGCCCCGCCAAAGCGGCCGCCTCGGTGAGCGCCAAGGCCCCCGCGCCGACCGAGCATTAA
- a CDS encoding DUF1345 domain-containing protein, producing MNTSSNSWSLLRWIGHLPATGRLLAALVVGAIAWGVSPLQFHSLARLVIGWDAFGLTSLALIWMGMYTADADRIRAVAASEDLSRAVSFVFVLVAAGASLLAVIVLLSTSHGLSPAALARHIALSSVAVAVSWLLVHTVFTLRYAHIYYDAKPDGSDVGGLLFPGDDQLEPDYLDMAYFSFVVGMTAQTADVSISGRALRRLALLHGLISFAFNTALIALVISGVGGVL from the coding sequence GTGAATACTTCTTCTAATTCGTGGTCGCTGCTGCGTTGGATAGGCCACCTGCCGGCAACCGGCCGCCTGTTGGCCGCGCTGGTGGTGGGCGCAATAGCCTGGGGCGTAAGTCCGCTCCAATTCCATTCCTTGGCCCGGCTCGTAATAGGATGGGACGCTTTCGGCCTGACTTCCCTGGCGCTCATCTGGATGGGCATGTACACGGCCGATGCTGACCGCATCCGCGCCGTAGCCGCTTCCGAAGATTTGAGCCGCGCCGTGAGCTTTGTGTTTGTGCTGGTAGCCGCCGGCGCTAGTCTATTGGCCGTCATCGTGTTGCTCAGCACCAGCCACGGCCTGAGCCCGGCTGCGCTGGCCCGGCACATTGCCCTTAGTAGTGTGGCCGTAGCCGTTTCGTGGCTGCTGGTGCATACCGTGTTTACGCTACGCTACGCGCATATTTACTACGATGCCAAGCCCGATGGCTCCGATGTGGGAGGGCTGCTCTTCCCCGGTGACGACCAGCTGGAGCCCGACTACCTCGACATGGCCTACTTTTCGTTCGTAGTAGGTATGACGGCCCAGACCGCCGACGTCAGCATCAGCGGCCGGGCACTGCGGCGGCTGGCGTTGCTGCACGGCCTTATCTCATTTGCCTTCAATACGGCATTGATAGCCTTGGTAATCAGTGGAGTAGGTGGGGTGCTTTAG
- a CDS encoding phosphoribosylformylglycinamidine synthase subunit PurQ translates to MHLNEVLHGRVSIHDFDILNFPGGFSFGDDLGSGVVLANKLRYRQTGAAGRTLLSDMREFVAAGKFVLGICNGFQVLVKLGLLPNLGGNFEPEVTLTHNASGRYEDRWVRLVVNPRSQTPFLHGLTTLEVPVRHGEGRLVVPDAATRERLVAQGLNCLTYAGHDDLETGTYPLNPNGADLNCAGLTDPTGHIFGLMPHPEAYLAGCNHPDWGMKKRRGELKDEGEGLAIFKNIVAHLQHRAQEAGASVSHA, encoded by the coding sequence GTGCACCTCAACGAGGTGCTGCACGGCCGGGTGAGCATCCACGACTTTGATATTCTGAATTTTCCGGGCGGCTTTTCGTTCGGCGACGACCTGGGCTCGGGCGTGGTGCTGGCCAACAAGCTGCGCTACCGCCAGACCGGCGCCGCCGGCCGCACGCTGCTCTCGGACATGCGCGAGTTTGTGGCCGCCGGCAAGTTCGTACTCGGCATCTGCAACGGCTTTCAGGTGCTGGTGAAGCTGGGCCTGCTGCCCAACCTGGGTGGCAACTTCGAGCCCGAAGTGACGCTGACGCACAATGCCTCGGGCCGGTATGAGGACCGCTGGGTGCGCCTGGTGGTGAACCCGCGCAGCCAGACGCCGTTCCTGCACGGCCTCACTACCCTGGAAGTGCCCGTGCGCCACGGCGAAGGCCGCCTGGTAGTGCCCGACGCGGCCACCCGCGAGCGCCTCGTGGCCCAGGGCCTCAACTGCCTGACCTACGCCGGCCACGACGACCTCGAAACCGGCACCTACCCGCTCAACCCCAACGGCGCCGACCTCAACTGCGCCGGTCTGACGGACCCGACGGGCCACATTTTCGGCCTCATGCCGCACCCCGAAGCCTACCTGGCCGGCTGCAATCACCCCGATTGGGGAATGAAAAAGCGCCGCGGTGAGCTGAAGGACGAAGGGGAGGGCCTGGCCATTTTCAAGAACATAGTCGCGCATCTGCAGCATCGGGCGCAGGAGGCTGGCGCATCCGTCTCCCACGCTTAA
- the parS gene encoding type II RES/Xre toxin-antitoxin system antitoxin — protein sequence MAKTMHHIGGASASIGGHAGSQPDNRIAATPAVRDTVTSIPVATATGVRFVEQVRTGWSLEAGQQHVRQLAAKLDMTLHEMALVLATAERTFARQLSAKPSEKTLAFTKAQAERLLLLQALTNHGVEVFEDQGKFNRWLRRPLPLLQQQSPLQLLDTVTGFRVVDQLLGRIAYGVYS from the coding sequence TTGGCAAAGACTATGCATCACATTGGCGGAGCTTCTGCATCTATAGGCGGCCATGCTGGCTCACAGCCAGATAATCGCATCGCTGCTACCCCAGCAGTACGCGATACGGTCACGTCGATACCCGTAGCTACTGCTACCGGCGTGCGCTTTGTGGAACAGGTACGCACCGGGTGGTCGTTGGAGGCCGGGCAACAGCATGTGCGGCAACTGGCGGCCAAGCTGGATATGACGCTGCACGAAATGGCACTGGTTTTGGCAACGGCCGAGCGGACTTTTGCCCGGCAGCTCAGTGCCAAGCCCTCTGAGAAAACGCTGGCCTTTACCAAAGCCCAGGCGGAGCGGTTGTTGCTGCTACAAGCCCTGACCAACCACGGGGTAGAGGTATTTGAAGACCAGGGTAAATTCAACCGCTGGCTACGTCGGCCACTACCCTTGCTGCAACAGCAGTCGCCTTTGCAGCTGCTGGATACCGTAACCGGCTTTCGGGTAGTAGACCAATTATTGGGGCGTATAGCGTATGGTGTGTATAGTTAG
- a CDS encoding nicotinate phosphoribosyltransferase: protein MNDAPLSGLYQPSLALLTDLYQLTMAYGYWKQGLHEREAVFHLYFRKAPFNGGYAVAAGLALAVDYLENLRFSDDDIAYLASLTGSKGSRLFPDDFLEYLKNMIFACDVDAVAEGTVVFGNEPLVRVQGPLLQAQLVETALLTLVNFQTLIATKAARVRDAAGPDDAVLEFGLRRAQGPDGGLGASRAAYLGGADATSNVLAGQRYGIPVRGTHAHSWVMTFESEVAAFRAYADAFPDDSVFLVDTYDTLDGVRYAIEVALEMRQQGHELGGIRLDSGDLAYLSKEARKLLDAAGLTKVRIVASNDLEENLILNLKQQGARIDTWGVGTQLVTAYNQAALGGVYKLAALRTADGQGWDFTIKLSEQQAKTSIPGILQVRRYLGEAGQPRADMIYNVAAEALPPPRPSSTPPTSRAAAPCTPAPPSATC, encoded by the coding sequence ATGAACGACGCGCCCCTCTCCGGCCTTTATCAGCCCTCGCTGGCCTTGCTCACCGACCTTTACCAGCTAACCATGGCCTATGGCTACTGGAAGCAGGGCCTGCACGAGCGTGAAGCCGTGTTTCACCTCTACTTCCGCAAGGCACCGTTTAATGGCGGCTACGCCGTGGCGGCGGGCCTGGCACTGGCCGTCGATTATTTGGAAAATCTGCGCTTCTCGGACGACGACATTGCTTACCTGGCCAGCCTGACTGGCAGCAAGGGCAGCCGGCTATTTCCCGACGATTTCCTCGAATATCTTAAAAACATGATATTTGCTTGCGATGTCGACGCGGTGGCCGAGGGCACGGTAGTCTTTGGCAACGAGCCGCTGGTGCGCGTGCAGGGCCCGCTGCTGCAAGCGCAATTGGTGGAAACGGCGCTGCTTACGCTGGTCAATTTTCAGACGCTCATCGCTACCAAAGCCGCCCGCGTGCGCGACGCCGCCGGCCCCGACGATGCCGTGCTGGAATTCGGCCTGCGCCGCGCCCAGGGGCCCGATGGCGGCCTCGGCGCCAGCCGCGCCGCCTACCTCGGCGGGGCCGATGCTACCAGCAACGTGCTGGCCGGCCAGCGCTACGGCATCCCGGTGCGCGGCACCCACGCCCACAGCTGGGTGATGACGTTTGAGAGCGAAGTAGCCGCCTTTCGCGCTTACGCCGACGCCTTTCCCGACGACTCGGTATTTCTGGTCGATACCTACGACACGCTCGACGGCGTGCGCTACGCCATCGAAGTAGCCCTCGAAATGCGGCAGCAGGGCCACGAGCTGGGCGGCATCCGTCTCGACTCGGGCGACCTGGCCTATTTATCGAAAGAGGCGCGTAAGCTGCTCGACGCCGCCGGCCTGACAAAGGTGCGCATCGTAGCCAGCAATGACCTGGAGGAAAATCTCATCCTCAACCTCAAGCAGCAAGGCGCCCGCATCGATACCTGGGGCGTGGGCACCCAGCTCGTGACGGCCTACAACCAGGCCGCCCTCGGGGGCGTGTACAAGCTAGCCGCCCTGCGCACCGCCGACGGCCAGGGCTGGGACTTCACCATCAAGCTCTCCGAGCAGCAGGCCAAAACCAGCATCCCCGGCATCTTGCAGGTGCGCCGCTACCTGGGCGAGGCAGGCCAGCCCCGCGCCGACATGATTTACAACGTGGCCGCCGAAGCACTCCCCCCGCCCCGACCATCATCGACCCCGCCGACCTCACGCGCCGCCGCCCCGTGCACCCCGGCGCCCCCTTCCGCGACCTGCTAA